Proteins encoded by one window of Eremothecium cymbalariae DBVPG#7215 chromosome 1, complete sequence:
- the BUD3 gene encoding Bud3p (similar to Ashbya gossypii AAL016C) has protein sequence MLRELGEMDYEQGSRKSGSCSLHGIDEVDSKVTQELTEHIRITFSDCLVDYAAKPWVRERSADEWIEIFEGAAIFQGEDALLWGRFLACIYREPRTKKLSCLFFDKLGVVHLNSLDLSSSSRFYPAIENLIPEYRTQNVRKCLAVGLLKKFALINPSVVKKIREELPYDYDQTAAGDLANACDLVGYCTPSDLGKSLVNLGFLQARFIQSVLLDVIYHNKEELVNANNQLVYYLGEQLEQLFDPLTEYSPEQTESCYKPPDYDLSPQVSDGSLIVAICKELLQVQTNFTMSLVEFLQKFLIPLRIAVLNDQVPGLSTLKLNRLFPPTIDEVTRINCIFLDALKAATPYGSLEVIKACGITIPYFYKAYTRHEAATKNFNKDIKLFMNKFGKIIPFPNVYTQVKLDSIIRGPQEKLTKLKLIIERLHESKEWGSAEESSEAERNFSSICDVIDSFGNNEPTANAYSTRVFTPSGKILTELAKGWPPELQYRWLKRRVVGVFDVVAVNNDSRRDILVIFSDYIVFLNIINGDLYYMDGTNKPLISDILMNSLINEVQLPPRIPTLQVNSHNYIDDVVVSTFQNSMIRFDTLNKDKEPTSVIYKLASSSISPAYVADLCTKAKILEKDTAFHLFKATSGKFRVYSTAHELEAYKSETIKSNLTLCLNIEPSVDLLQEFGATVGLFATLKTNGNVKIERLDIKGKLEETTVSIENFLNLIIEELVLFYSSYFSSSESPLFPKLLKLNENLVRSIGRNFNAKIRPGPSKAVVQGLGKDPKSLFRAVHKKTKSYATISTFKSDNSDMKDIPMSVKSADNDTSRHQKGRKDPRRKNKRESFFGKLSGLFQKKRPTENKEKSKQPEVRSSNRNPYLASNVSLDNIKSYFSRDDKPKKSMYDAIAIAKQNRISSVARNSIVVLPKGISTNIIISEAKESEEQDTVKSPSDKSIKDSILGSDVIGQTTITEDTTHNTDLRPRRQSQLFSGDLYGDLIPALRGQNTDMEATSRESLVLVKSQSNLASKLESPIKAEIQSIHSAAAQYDIQKMQIERSPSFTELFGSMRLVLDDNDDNANWRRLSSEKSLNGKYRINPTERLEHEFDLLPNSVKNPSNDKMVIIQSTSVAKSDRVSKPPSIKSEFLDSTLNKEVTVANVKSATNHTQTGKSQREEQVSSALRGRATHLQIPESTAVQTKSNKRSRSPGFVVTKTSPTKIWTSEKLYSKISDVKNETTDASVVSSLRKPNRRLFELSINSREDLNEEQITSNTGQPVKHRVGSQMNQTNFSEAITTENGKSNYMLSREVIDLTHDESGRPSYIQNNQAHTSTAASDALLDELDFSAFHMSFQETSSDGIVTPGGNTLPKSLLTTNTAAKYMLPQEPIFYRLPENKVDDPYIFNLKRDQIKVSTSTSIPKAMDDALWVSPSKLDIFDLSKQPDSVYRRTKLPETNGSFLGRLARDSSAILDNPLLDRDSSYMYLSKYVGTDDIVLCMDENEDDTAAAMRNPNEKPQRLTFIP, from the coding sequence ATGCTAAGGGAGTTAGGTGAAATGGATTATGAACAGGGAAGCAGGAAGTCAGGTTCATGTTCATTGCATGGGATTGATGAAGTGGATTCGAAAGTTACACAGGAACTTACGGAACATATTCGAATTACTTTTTCGGATTGTTTAGTTGATTACGCTGCTAAACCTTGGGTACGGGAACGTTCTGCAGACGAATGGATTGAGATATTTGAAGGTGCAGCCATTTTTCAGGGTGAAGATGCGTTGTTGTGGGGTCGGTTCTTGGCTTGCATATATAGGGAACCCAGGACTAAGAAGTTAAgttgtttattttttgacaaattaGGGGTTGTGCACTTGAATTCTCTGGACTTGTCATCGTCTTCACGGTTTTATCCTGCAATTGAGAATTTAATACCAGAATACAGGACGCAGAATGTGCGAAAATGCCTTGCTGTAGGGCTTTTAAAGAAGTTTGCTTTGATTAATCCTTCGGTGGTGAAAAAGATTCGTGAGGAACTGCCTTATGATTATGATCAGACTGCTGCTGGCGATTTAGCCAATGCGTGTGATTTGGTAGGGTATTGTACTCCTAGTGATTTAGGTAAGAGTCTTGTTAATTTAGGGTTTTTACAGGCCAGATTTATACAGTCTGTTTTGCTTGATGTTATTTATCACAACAAAGAGGAGCTAGTCAATGCTAACAATCAATTGGTATATTACTTGGGGGAACAGCTAGAGCAATTATTTGATCCGCTGACGGAATACTCTCCTGAACAAACAGAGTCTTGTTATAAACCGCCAGACTATGATCTTAGTCCTCAGGTTAGCGACGGATCGCTTATAGTGGCAATTTGTAAAGAACTGCTTCAAGTACAGACAAACTTTACTATGTCGTTAGTTGAATTTCTACAGAAGTTTCTAATCCCTTTGAGAATTGCTGTATTAAACGATCAAGTCCCAGGACTTTCAACACTCAAGTTGAATAGACTGTTCCCCCCCACAATAGATGAGGTAACAAGAATTAATTGTATCTTCCTTGATGCCCTGAAAGCGGCTACACCATATGGTTCCCTTGAAGTGATTAAGGCATGCGGTATAACCATTCCTTATTTCTACAAGGCTTATACAAGGCATGAAGCCGCAACAAAAAACTTCAATAAAGATATCAAGCTGTTTATGAACAAATTTGGCAAGATAATACCATTTCCTAATGTTTACACTCAAGTAAAACTTGATTCTATAATAAGAGGTCCTCAAGAGAAGTTAAccaaattaaaattaataattgAACGATTACATGAGAGCAAGGAGTGGGGTTCTGCAGAGGAATCCAGTGAAGCCGAAAGAAATTTCTCTTCAATATGTGACGTTATAGATTCATTTGGCAATAATGAACCAACCGCAAATGCATATAGCACTCGAGTTTTCACTCCATCTGGAAAGATCCTAACAGAATTGGCCAAAGGTTGGCCTCCTGAATTGCAATACAGATGGTTGAAAAGACGAGTCGTAGGTGTGTttgatgttgttgctgtgaATAATGATTCTAGAAGAGATATTTTAGTTATCTTCAGTGATTACATTGTATTTTTGAACATAATCAATGGAGACCTATACTATATGGATGGCACGAATAAGCCACTAATATCCGATATACTCATGAATTCACTAATTAATGAGGTTCAATTACCACCACGAATCCCAACACTGCAAGTTAATTCTCATAACtatattgatgatgttgtgGTGTCCACCTTCCAAAATAGTATGATTAGATTTGATACCTTGAACAAGGATAAAGAACCAACATCAGTAATCTATAAACTAGCCTCTTCATCTATTAGCCCTGCATATGTTGCAGATTTGTGTACGAAGGCTAAGATACTAGAAAAGGACACAGCGTTCCATCTCTTCAAGGCAACTTCGGGTAAATTTCGTGTTTACTCCACCGCTCATGAGCTAGAAGCCTACAAATCTGAAACAATTAAATCAAATCTTACACTTTGTCTAAACATTGAGCCATCAGTTGACCTCCTACAGGAATTTGGTGCTACAGTTGGACTATTTGCCACTTTAAAAACCAATGGTAACGTTAAGATTGAAAGACTTGATATCAAAGGCAAGCTCGAAGAAACTACAGTATCCATAGAAAACTTTCTCAACCTGAtaattgaagaacttgttttgttttactCCTCTTACTTTTCAAGCTCTGAATCCCCATTGTTCCCAAAGttattgaagttgaatgAAAATTTAGTCAGATCCATTGGCCGTAATTTTAATGCTAAAATTCGACCAGGACCTTCAAAAGCTGTTGTTCAAGGGTTGGGTAAAGACCCAAAAAGTTTATTTAGGGCCGTTCACAAGAAGACTAAGTCTTATGCTACTATATCAACGTTCAAGAGTGATAACAGTGATATGAAAGATATTCCAATGTCAGTAAAATCAGCTGACAATGATACAAGTAGACATCAAAAAGGTCGGAAAGATCCAcgaagaaaaaataaaagagaAAGCTTTTTTGGTAAACTTAGTGGcttatttcaaaagaaacgccctacagaaaacaaagagaaaagTAAACAACCAGAAGTTAGGAGCAGTAATAGGAACCCATATCTTGCATCTAACGTAAGCTTAGATAACATTAAGAGTTACTTTTCAAGGGATgataaaccaaaaaaatccatGTACGATGCAATTGCTATTGCAAAACAGAACAGGATTTCTTCAGTAGCACGCAATTCTATTGTAGTTCTCCCTAAGGGAATTTCAactaatattattattagcgAAGCCAAGGAGTCTGAAGAGCAGGACACAGTGAAAAGTCCGTCAGATAAATCAATTAAGGACAGTATTCTAGGATCTGATGTTATTGGCCAGACAACTATCACTGAAGATACCACCCATAATACGGATCTTAGACCCAGGCGGCAATCACAATTATTCAGCGGAGATTTATATGGTGACCTAATACCTGCTCTTCGAGGCCAAAATACAGATATGGAAGCAACATCCAGAGAATCATTAGTATTGGTGAAAAGTCAATCTAATCTTGCTTCAAAGCTGGAATCTCCAATAAAGGCAGAAATCCAATCAATACATTCGGCTGCTGCACAATATGATATTCAGAAGATGCAGATCGAGAGATCTCCATCATTCACCGAGTTGTTTGGGAGCATGAGGCTAGTTCTCGATGACAATGACGATAATGCGAACTGGAGAAGGTTATCTAGTGAAAAATCTTTGAATGGGAAGTACCGAATAAACCCAACTGAACGTTTAGAACACGAATTTGATTTGCTGCCTAATTCTGTAAAGAACCCCAGTAATGATAAAATGGTAATCATTCAAAGCACGTCAGTAGCCAAAAGTGACAGGGTTTCAAAACCACCATCTATAAAATCGGAGTTTCTTGACTCAACATTGAATAAAGAAGTTACTGTGGCCAACGTTAAATCGGCGACTAATCATACTCAAACTGGAAAATCGCAGAGAGAAGAACAGGTATCAAGTGCTTTAAGAGGAAGAGCAACTCATTTGCAAATCCCCGAATCTACTGCAGTTCAAACAAAATCTAATAAAAGAAGTAGATCACCTGGGTTTGTGGTTACGAAAACTTCACCCACAAAAATATGGACCAGTGAGAAATTATATTCCAAGATTTCTGATGTTAAGAATGAAACCACTGATGCTTCTGTGGTATCAAGTCTAAGGAAGCCTAACCGCAGACTATTTGAACTAAGCATTAATTCACGGGAGGACTTAAATGAAGAGCAGATTACTTCTAATACGGGACAGCCCGTTAAGCACCGCGTGGGTTCCCAGATGAATCAAACTAATTTTTCTGAAGCAATTACTACTGAGAATGGAAAATCTAATTATATGCTCTCTCGTGAAGTAATTGACTTAACCCATGACGAATCTGGTCGTCCCAGTTACATCCAAAACAATCAAGCGCACACGTCAACGGCAGCATCGGATGCACTCTTAGATGAATTAGACTTCAGTGCATTCCATATGAGTTTTCAAGAAACCTCAAGTGATGGAATAGTAACACCTGGTGGTAATACTCTACCTAAATCACTTTTGACTACCAATACAGCGGCTAAATATATGTTGCCCCAAGAGCCCATATTTTATAGGCTTCCAGAAAACAAGGTAGATGATCCTTACATTTTCAACCTGAAACGTGATCAAATTAAAGTCAGCACCTCAACTTCGATTCCAAAGGCTATGGATGATGCTCTTTGGGTTTCACCTAGCAAATTGGACATATTTGATCTAAGTAAACAGCCTGATAGTGTTTACCGAAGGACTAAACTTCCAGAGACTAACGGTTCATTTTTGGGCCGTTTGGCTAGAGATTCTTCTGCTATCCTCGATAATCCTTTATTGGACAGAGACAGCTCATACATGTATTTGAGTAAGTATGTGGGCACTGACGATATCGTTCTGTGTATggatgaaaatgaagatgatacAGCTGCCGCAATGCGTAatccaaatgaaaaacCCCAGCGCCTAACTTTCATTCCTTGA
- the DCC1 gene encoding Dcc1p (similar to Ashbya gossypii AAL015W) — protein sequence MASVNLYTELEDVGAYKLLQMTPKLLEAFQDGEVKFKAISTFSDVVLCSKNRTWVVKQRNHSNTVLLMNEFVPQEVILEDKIKTFGLSRPQGDWLGYSKQLCELEPTLVEGLIDVSELPIYQGDVGFFCSGGRKISLTELKDRSPCSEIEFYSKWYKMGGCTVKGLACLLSQDMLFRALHITLMSLLAESLDMSALSLVQVYESIAKDMVEDEGEIFNPYTKEVIETVLHKFGELNNDGDKFKLELDLISQWYGICALKRFASSEPISEDEFMIKWKSLFPPYFQCDIDLELVRGHFARPLQHKIYYLPKNTLPMDIKDRFRQLFKIQSSWELRDIVPFIEELNTKGIKIDSFITKYARRKRVGKAVIVTAR from the coding sequence ATGGCTAGTGTGAACTTATATACGGAGTTGGAGGATGTGGGTGCGTACAAGTTGTTGCAGATGACTCCAAAGTTGTTGGAAGCGTTCCAAGATGGAGAGGTTAAGTTTAAAGCGATCAGCACGTTTAGTGATGTTGTTCTGTGTTCTAAAAATCGCACTTGGGTAGTTAAGCAGAGGAATCATTCTAATACTGTGCTATTAATGAATGAATTTGTGCCTCAGGAGGTTATTTTAGAGGATAAGATCAAGACATTTGGGTTAAGTAGGCCGCAGGGCGATTGGCTGGGGTATTCTAAACAATTGTGCGAGCTGGAGCCCACGCTAGTTGAAGGTCTGATTGATGTTAGTGAGCTTCCAATATACCAGGGAGACGTGGGATTTTTCTGTAGTGGAGGGCGGAAGATTAGTCTCACAGAGTTAAAGGACAGATCGCCGTGCTCGGAGATAGAGTTTTATTCAAAATGGTATAAGATGGGTGGTTGCACGGTGAAAGGGCTTGCCTGCCTGTTGTCGCAAGACATGTTGTTTCGTGCATTACATATAACGTTAATGAGCTTGCTTGCGGAATCTCTGGACATGTCAGCTCTGAGTCTGGTGCAAGTATATGAGTCAATTGCAAAGGATATGGTAGAAGACGAAGGGGAGATTTTTAATCCGTATACTAAAGAGGTGATTGAGACGGTTCTACATAAATTTGGGGAACTAAATAACGACGGCGACAAATTTAAACTAGAATTGGACTTAATTTCACAGTGGTATGGGATTTGTGCGTTAAAGAGGTTTGCTAGCTCAGAACCGatttcagaagatgaattcaTGATCAAGTGGAAATCATTGTTTCCACCGTATTTCCAATGTGACATTGATTTGGAATTAGTCAGAGGTCATTTTGCTCGTCCGTTACAACATAAAATCTATTATTTGCCTAAAAATACGCTGCCGATGGATATCAAAGACAGATTTAGACAACTATTCAAGATTCAGAGTTCTTGGGAACTACGAGATATTGTGCCCTTTATTGAAGAGTTGAATACAAAGGGAATCAAAATTGACAGCTTTATAACGAAATATGCGCGTAGGAAAAGAGTGGGAAAGGCGGTTATTGTAACGGCTAGATAA
- a CDS encoding uncharacterized protein (similar to Ashbya gossypii AAL017w 1-intron) yields the protein MLRFVLHTLVWTAVMVGLLFLAHRKREAIKDMAYSMAAKLKLKFGGYIRINDHFVEDMEAGLSSRNFNILSSNSQDPRSGLDEVSKEEIRRIMQHEDISFDKARLIYTTKKFSENGIAPDGTPLDPKAITFAH from the exons ATGCTGCGGTTTGTACTACATACCCTCGTTTGGACTGCGGTAATGGTCGGTCTACTGTTCCTGGCTCATCGTAAAAGAGAGGCAATAA AGGATATGGCTTATAGTATGGCGGCTAAGTTGAAACTAAAGTTTGGCGGGTACATAAGAATCAATGATCACTTTGTAGAGGATATGGAAGCAGGATTGAGCTCTCGTAATTTCAATAtactttcttcaaattctcaAGATCCTAGAAGCGGTTTAGATGAAGTGTCTAAGGAGGAAATCAGGAGAATAATGCAGCATGAAGACATCAGTTTTGATAAAGCAAGGCTCATTTACACCACAAAGAAGTTTAGTGAAAATGGAATCGCACCTGATGGTACTCCTTTGGACCCTAAGGCGATTACCTTTGCGCACTAG
- the PET8 gene encoding Pet8p (similar to Ashbya gossypii AAL014C), whose protein sequence is MDSSLFFPSLISGAAAGTSTDIAFFPIDTIKTRLQAKGGFFYNGGYHGIYRGLGSAVVASAPSASLFFITYDSMKYYLRPLLGIYIMDEQIADTMSHMVSSSIGEVSACMVRVPAEVIKQRTQTHRTNSSWQTLRLLLRNKNGEGLRRNLYRGWTTTIMREIPFTCIQFPLYEYLKKKWASYGDGNRVPPWKGAICGSIAGGIAAALTTPLDVLKTRLMLNEQSIPVMQLLKHIYREEGVKVFFSGVGPRTLWISAGGAIFLGVYEAVHSLF, encoded by the coding sequence ATGGATTCTTCGCTGTTCTTTCCCTCGTTAATAAGtggtgcagcagcaggtaCGTCAACTGATATTGCGTTTTTCCCGATTGATACGATCAAAACTAGGTTGCAAGCTAAGGGTGGGTTTTTCTATAATGGAGGGTATCATGGAATTTACCGTGGGCTTGGATCAGCAGTGGTCGCAAGTGCGCCCAGTGCATCATTGTTTTTCATCACTTATGATTCGATGAAGTATTATTTACGTCCCCTGCTGGGAATATACATCATGGATGAGCAGATTGCGGACACTATGTCTCATATGGTGTCTTCATCAATTGGGGAAGTAAGTGCATGCATGGTACGGGTTCCAGCGGAGGTCATCAAACAGAGAACACAGACTCATCGAACAAACTCTTCTTGGCAGACGTTGCGACTGCTGTTGCGCAATAAGAATGGTGAGGGGCTAAGACGCAATTTATACCGCGGATGGACTACTACGATTATGCGGGAGATACCTTTTACTTGTATTCAGTTCCCCTTGTATGaatatctgaagaagaaatggGCGTCTTATGGTGACGGGAATCGGGTGCCCCCATGGAAAGGTGCTATTTGCGGATCCATTGCTGGCGgaattgctgctgctttaaCAACACCTTTGGatgttttgaaaacaaGATTAATGTTAAATGAACAATCGATACCTGTAATGCAATTGCTAAAGCATATCTATCGTGAAGAGGGTGTTAAAGTGTTTTTCAGTGGAGTAGGCCCCAGGACACTGTGGATCAGTGCAGGTGGAGCGATATTTTTAGGCGTATACGAAGCAGTGCATTCATTATTTTAG
- the SGF29 gene encoding Sgf29p (similar to Ashbya gossypii AAL019W) — translation MDGQWDVIVSSLQDIFNIHDASAFEDDVNAKRVNFNNMTLEQLQEQLLRFQEHRDNVLNGRRLIGTMQENLDTVIKLFSANHEASGSQNSMESVRVGRSYWTSNLNPNEPIYVGSEVAYKPKRTGAEAEWFQCEVTKISADGTKFEVRDPEPDEFGQPGGVFKCNWKEILLIPPSNSTRQQIPNYPSSTKVLARYPETTTFYPAMVIGNKRDGTCRLRFDGEEEVDKETEVDRRYVLPFPAARRP, via the coding sequence ATGGATGGGCAGTGGGATGTAATAGTGTCTTCTCTAcaagatatattcaatattcaTGATGCATCAGCTTTTGAGGATGACGTCAATGCTAAGCGTGTAAACTTCAATAACATGACCTTAGAGCAGTTACAAGAGCAGCTATTAAGGTTTCAAGAGCATAGAGATAATGTGCTCAATGGGAGGCGGCTGATTGGAACTATGCAGGAGAACTTGGATACTGTAATAAAGCTTTTTTCAGCGAATCATGAAGCTTCCGGGTCACAAAATTCCATGGAATCAGTGCGAGTTGGTAGGTCATATTGGACAAGTAACTTAAATCCCAATGAGCCGATTTACGTCGGTTCGGAGGTGGCCTATAAGCCTAAGCGCACGGGAGCCGAAGCTGAATGGTTCCAGTGCGAGGTGACTAAAATTTCAGCTGATGGAACGAAGTTCGAAGTCAGGGACCCGGAGCCGGATGAATTTGGCCAGCCTGGAGGAGTATTCAAGTGTAATTGGAAGGAAATCCTACTGATCCCGCCCAGCAACTCCACTAGACAACAGATACCTAACTATCCCAGCAGTACCAAAGTCCTGGCTCGATATCCGGAGACGACCACCTTTTATCCTGCCATGGTTATAGGAAACAAACGAGATGGTACCTGTCGACTACGATTTGACggtgaagaagaagtcGATAAAGAGACTGAAGTCGACAGACGTTACGTGCTTCCGTTCCCAGCCGCACGTAGGCCCTGA
- a CDS encoding uncharacterized protein (similar to Ashbya gossypii AAL018W), which yields MGTVEYSNSHDVEEAIRRFNGANFMQREIFVRQDNPPPVSDRRERRGTVPTPRRAYYGGFEIFVANLPYSINWQALKDMFKECGDVIHADVSVDADGYSRGFGTVYVATKDNQLAAIKKWNGFEIEGRVLEVRKGKGSESVSGSRGDSYIPKGDGVSDSHRDNRHKSNLDTEDRFSGSLETPQEESNTASNVVPDTAFTSKAGPGGERSRIIYCENMPPATVESDLYDLFETIGKVVRASLKYDEEGNSKGVSVCEFETTEDAEECIQRLNNYHYGGCDLKISYAKYQ from the coding sequence ATGGGTACTGTTGAGTACTCCAATTCtcatgatgttgaagaagcgATCCGTAGGTTTAATGGTGCTAACTTTATGCAACGGGAAATTTTTGTTAGGCAAGATAATCCCCCACCTGTTTCTGATCGCCGGGAAAGACGTGGTACTGTTCCTACTCCAAGGCGTGCTTACTATGGTGgatttgaaatctttgtCGCAAATCTGCCATACTCTATCAACTGGCAGGCTTTAAAGGATATGTTTAAAGAATGTGGGGATGTGATCCACGCAGATGTTTCTGTTGACGCAGATGGTTATTCGCGTGGTTTCGGTACAGTGTATGTTGCTACCAAGGATAACCAGTTGGCCGCAATCAAAAAGTGGAACGGTTTTGAAATAGAAGGACGTGTGTTAGAAGTTAGGAAGGGCAAAGGTTCAGAATCGGTCAGTGGTAGTCGTGGTGATTCTTATATACCAAAAGGCGATGGCGTCTCCGATTCTCACAGAGATAATCGTCATAAATCTAATTTGGATACCGAAGACAGGTTTTCTGGTTCTCTTGAAACGCCACAGGAGGAGAGTAATACAGCTTCCAATGTTGTTCCAGACACAGCCTTTACTTCCAAGGCTGGGCCAGGCGGTGAGAGAAGTAGAATCATTTACTGTGAAAATATGCCTCCCGCTACTGTAGAGTCGGATTTGTACGACCTATTTGAAACTATTGGTAAAGTTGTTAGAGCCAGTTTGAAGTATGATGAGGAAGGTAACTCAAAAGGTGTATCTGTTTGTGAATTTGAAACTACGGAAGATGCTGAAGAATGCATTCAGAGATTAAATAATTATCATTACGGTGGCTGTGACCTCAAAATCTCCTACGCAAAGTACCaatga
- the NFS1 gene encoding cysteine desulfurase (similar to Ashbya gossypii AAL013W), giving the protein MLKQGLRNALRTRHLFYQLGEDVKDTHHSFYGGLRSYATHKLSEDIKLDTHTDIQSATRAQAQTRTGSVSSAAVESGTTALKHAYQESADHGTRPIYLDMQATTPTDPRVVDTMLKFYTGLYGNPHSNTHSYGWETNQHVEAARKYVAEVINADPKEIIFTSGATESNNMVLKGVPRFYSKTKKHIITMRTEHKCVLEAARAMKNEGFEVTFLGVNNQGLIDLNELESAIRPDTCLVSVMAVNNEIGVMQPIKEIGAICKKHKVYFHSDCAQAYGKVPIDVNEMNIDLLSISSHKVYGPKGIGALYVKRRPRVRLEPLFSGGGQERGLRSGTLAPPLVVGFGEAARLMMQERESDTAHIKRLSNKLLDGLLSIEHATLNGSPEHRYPGCVNVSFAYVEGESLLMALRDIALSSGSACTSTSLEPSYVLHALGKDDALAHSSIRFGIGRFTTDEEIEYVIKAIVERVQFLRELSPLWEMVKEGIDLNSIEWSGH; this is encoded by the coding sequence ATGTTGAAGCAAGGTCTTAGGAACGCATTACGCACTAGGCATCTGTTTTACCAGCTTGGGGAGGATGTCAAGGATACACATCATAGTTTTTATGGTGGGCTACGCAGTTATGCTACACATAAGCTTTCAGAAGATATAAAGCTAGATACACACACTGATATTCAAAGTGCCACTAGGGCACAGGCCCAAACTAGGACAGGATCAGTTTCAAGTGCAGCTGTGGAGTCTGGCACTACAGCTTTAAAGCATGCTTATCAAGAATCCGCTGACCACGGTACAAGGCCGATTTATCTGGATATGCAGGCAACGACTCCAACTGATCCACGAGTTGTGGATACAATGTTGAAGTTCTATACTGGTTTATATGGTAATCCGCATTCAAACACGCATAGCTATGGGTGGGAGACAAATCAACATGTTGAAGCAGCAAGAAAGTATGTTGCAGAAGTTATCAACGCAGACCCAAAAGAGATAATTTTTACCTCTGGTGCAACGGAGTCAAATAATATGGTACTCAAGGGTGTACCCAGGTTTTATTCGAAGACTAAGAAACATATTATTACCATGAGAACTGAACATAAATGTGTGTTGGAAGCCGCTCGGGCCATGAAGAATGAAGGTTTTGAAGTTACCTTTTTAGGGGTTAACAATCAAGGATTAATTGATTTGAATGAATTAGAGAGCGCAATAAGGCCAGATACCTGTCTAGTGTCTGTTATGGCGGTGAATAATGAAATCGGTGTTATGCAACCGATTAAAGAGATAGGGGCTATTTGTAAGAAACATAAAGTTTATTTTCATTCAGACTGTGCACAAGCATATGGTAAGGTACCCATTGACGTTAATGAAATGAATATTGACTTGCTATCGATTTCTTCGCATAAGGTCTATGGTCCTAAAGGTATTGGTGCACTTTATGTAAAGAGAAGGCCTAGGGTGAGACTAGAGCCTTTATTTTCTGGAGGTGGCCAAGAAAGAGGGTTGCGCTCGGGTACTTTGGCACCACCATTGGTGGTTGGCTTTGGTGAAGCAGCTAGACTGATGATGCAAGAGCGTGAAAGTGATACTGCTCATATAAAGAGGCTCTCCAATAAATTGTTGGACGGGTTGCTATCTATTGAACATGCCACGTTGAATGGTTCGCCAGAACACCGTTATCCTGGTTGTGTTAATGTTTCATTTGCTTATGTTGAAGGTGAGTCTCTTTTAATGGCCTTGAGAGATATTGCTTTAAGTTCTGGCTCGGCTTGTACATCTACATCTTTGGAACCATCTTATGTTTTACACGCATTGGGCAAAGATGATGCGTTAGCCCACTCTTCCATAAGATTTGGTATAGGTAGGTTCACCACagatgaagagattgaatATGTTATAAAGGCAATTGTTGAAAGGGTTCAGTTCTTAAGAGAGTTGTCTCCTCTTTGGGAGATGGTTAAAGAAGGTATTGACTTGAATTCAATTGAATGGTCTGGTCACTAA